The Zygosaccharomyces rouxii strain CBS732 chromosome G complete sequence genome contains a region encoding:
- the RSE1 gene encoding U2 snRNP complex subunit RSE1 (similar to uniprot|Q04693 Saccharomyces cerevisiae YML049C RSE1 RNA splicing and ER to Golgi transport involved in secretion and RNA splicing): protein MFGENDELILFHLTLQRQTNYVHSCIGHFIDVNDDSSQEVTGSKVNRKRHLQLCISTQTHLELYDVSEGSLRSLAVVPLFATITAMETLNLENSPSSFLALTSDSGNLTISRFASIEPQGKIVLQALINQPLTRSGLRRLSPISHLQVDLHGRCLFLSAIERNKLCFVANQIGQDGISIQDPLEALVPNTLTLDTAVCDVRYDNPCFASLELQQGNHHLVFYVLDLGLNHIVKRASYKIDETANFLMGLPDLSKYRISTYMDSNEHHHGDYDEINPFVLVGFEDFVMIKDLHGFYNIKVPIPRRKDVSMPTTIICFAIQTLKNNFFVLLQSNHGDLFKLKIEPNKEDSNRPVAFISYFDTIPQATDLHIFKNGFLFANVEFYDNRLFQFESLGDDTPIEGTFEPSSTLRNLSLVETQKNLNPLISSQVTSTTPLTLAANSMNKTRFMVNGVDFDVHVSSGVNVDARELWSIKFPSDNYHRLLFLASHDLTMILETEAGAMGELAGEQHEFKTKSDRTVFVGSMGSKSVVQVCVNELRQVVFNADSKKYEKKLEWFPPAGIRVVAADCNYSQLAVGLSNGEICYFEIDTESLSDSLHELQNRVEIDEQIKGLAMIPEPRSDYLAVGTKEANLKVLSLKKNDMDNFLEVVSLQALMAPVSDLKITRTERDVELHIGLINGLYSRSKLNRYDGQLYDVRNKFLGPKEVTLSVLPSMSFLKKTSDEEEEEEEDDEDEDEGTETTKQHDDIEKDAKTGAKGPCVMLHSIKTWVSYEHDSLLYIRPMLLRHPGNFVKMCQFSTENLKINGCCAIDTISSGASLTIGALENFVFRDKWFQTKDKICLPVGAVEEDHEDNEERIWPRLYDGCKIITFDDDRKMNLFIENSYDGNQVRVSLARSQKFFNSQVSNSQFEILENMRAITAAITKFSSNTYYLVVSTTHNQLYTFELIIRRAPKDKSIRDCVGEFHMKLLHKTPTEDKVHAMVGFRDKLLIPVFGSLILYGLGKKQLLKRSISSTTASITKISSLANWKNQRIAVGDNRESATILQFDSTNNIFVPIADDVVKRHVTALTFIDQSTVIGGDKFGNIWTLRLSREQESLIRSNFPHSLDRLQQYADLKNKAPNIMACPLKLSLINHFYVNDIPTGFYLAEAVQVSDRPIILYCGLQGTIGSLVPLLTKSEVNSLRSLENVMSDADDIFYLEQENQNGSSTDQPVDEDGLDKDVARPLGSSSNAVRIPEGAYSIVGRDSFKYRSYYAPVRNVIDGDLCETFLNLSLSEQTKLCKETSGSNPEGVCKQLNDIRTNYI from the coding sequence ATGTTTggtgaaaatgatgaactgattctttttcatttgacTTTGCAGAGGCAGACAAATTATGTGCATTCGTGTATCGGTCATTTTATAGATGTCAATGATGATAGTAGCCAAGAAGTAACTGGCAGCAAAGTCAATCGTAAGAGACACTTACAGCTGTGTATTTCTACACAGACTCATTTGGAATTGTATGATGTATCAGAAGGCTCACTGCGAAGCCTAGCAGTAGTACCATTATTTGCCACTATAACCGCCATGGAAACACTAAATTTGGAGAATTCGCCTAGCAGTTTCCTAGCGTTGACATCAGATTCCGGTAACTTAACGATATCTAGATTTGCTTCAATTGAGCCCCAAGGTAAAATTGTTCTGCAGGCTTTGATCAATCAACCTTTAACGAGATCAGGTCTCAGAAGGTTATCACCCATTTCTCATTTACAAGTGGATTTACATGGTAGATGCTTGTTTTTATCCGCAATCGAAAGGAATAAATTATGCTTTGTAGCAAATCAAATTGGACAAGATGGTATCAGCATACAAGATCCGTTAGAGGCACTAGTACCGAATACTTTAACATTAGACACGGCCGTATGCGATGTTAGATATGATAATCCATGCTTTGCATCTTTGGAACTCCAACAAGGTAATCATCATTTAGTGTTTTACGTGCTAGATCTAGGTTTGAATCACATCGTTAAGAGGGCAAGTTATAAGATTGACGAAACAGCTAACTTTCTCATGGGTTTGCCagatctttccaaatatcGCATAAGTACTTACATGGATTCAAACGAGCATCATCATGGTGAttatgatgaaattaaccCGTTCGTATTAGTGGggtttgaagattttgtAATGATCAAAGATTTGCATGGTTTCTACAATATAAAAGTGCCAATTCCCCGAAGAAAGGATGTTTCTATGCCCACAACCATCATATGTTTTGCCATACAGACTTtgaaaaacaattttttcgtTCTTTTACAATCGAATCATggtgatcttttcaaattaaagATCGAACCGAATAAAGAGGATTCAAACCGACCTGTGGCATTTATCTCTTATTTCGATACCATTCCTCAGGCTACAGATCTGCACATCTTTAAAAACGGATTTCTTTTCGCTAATGTAGAATTTTACGATAATCGTTTGTTCCAATTCGAGAGTTTAGGTGATGATACTCCAATTGAAGGAACATTTGAACCTTCATCCACTTTGAGAAACTTAAGTCTTGTGGAAACAcagaaaaatttgaaccCACTCATATCCTCACAAGTGACCAGTACGACTCCACTAACATTAGCGGCTAACTCCATGAATAAAACAAGATTTATGGTGAACGGTGTCGATTTCGATGTTCATGTGTCCTCCGGTGTAAATGTTGATGCTAGAGAATTATGGTCTATTAAATTCCCAAGTGATAACTACCATCGGTTGCTTTTCTTAGCATCTCATGACTTAACGATGATTTTAGAGACTGAAGCTGGTGCCATGGGAGAACTAGCTGGAGAACAACATGAATTCAAGACTAAATCTGATAGAACAGTCTTCGTAGGCTCTATGGGGAGCAAATCCGTTGTTCAAGTGTGTGTGAACGAATTACGCCAAGTAGTCTTTAACGCAGACTCTAAGAAATAcgaaaagaaattagaatGGTTTCCACCGGCAGGAATTCGTGTTGTAGCTGCCGATTGTAACTATAGCCAACTTGCAGTTGGTTTATCAAATGGAGAAATCTGTTATTTTGAGATAGATACTGAGTCTCTTTCAGATTCTCTTCATGAACTGCAAAATAGAGTAGAGATCGATGAACAGATCAAAGGATTAGCTATGATACCTGAACCCAGAAGTGATTATCTGGCAGTTGGAACTAAAGAAGCAAATCTAAAAGTTCTGTCcttaaagaaaaatgatatGGATAACTTTCTAGAAGTTGTATCTTTACAAGCATTAATGGCTCCTGTAAGCGATTTGAAAATCACAAGGACCGAAAGAGATGTAGAACTGCACATTGGTTTGATAAACGGATTATATTCTAGGTCAAAATTAAACAGGTATGATGGCCAGTTATACGATGTcagaaacaaattcttgGGACCTAAAGAGGTTACTCTCTCAGTGTTACCATCTATGtcttttttgaagaaaacgtctgatgaagaagaggaagaggaagaagatgacgaagatgaagatgaaggcACAGAAACCACCAAACAAcatgatgatattgaaaaggatgCCAAAACAGGAGCTAAGGGACCATGCGTTATGCTTCATAGCATAAAGACATGGGTATCCTATGAACACGATTCGCTACTCTACATTAGACCAATGTTATTACGACATCCCGGAAATTTTGTGAAAATGTGTCAATTCTCTACGGAAAACCTAAAGATCAATGGTTGTTGTGCTATAGATAccatttcttctggtgCTTCTTTAACAATTGGTGCCTTGGAGAATTTTGTTTTTAGAGATAAATGGTTTCAAACGAAGGATAAAATTTGCTTGCCTGTGGGAGCTGTAGAAGAGGATcatgaagataatgaagaaagaatatGGCCAAGATTGTATGACGGTTGTAAAATCATCACCTTTGATGACGACagaaagatgaatttattcattgaaaattctTACGATGGAAACCAAGTAAGAGTGAGCTTAGCAAGATCTCAGAAGTTCTTTAATTCACAAGTGAGCAACTCCCAATTCgagattttggaaaatatgaGAGCTATTACTGCCGCTATTACAAAGTTCTCCAGTAATACCTACTACCTGGTCGTTTCTACGACTCACAACCAACTGTACACTTTTGAGCTGATTATTAGAAGAGCTCCTAAGGACAAGTCCATCCGAGATTGTGTTGGCGAATTTCACATGAAGCTTCTTCATAAGACTCCAACAGAAGACAAAGTTCACGCGATGGTAGGTTTTAGGGACAAGTTGCTCATTCCGGtctttggttctttaattttatACGGACTGGGTAAAAAGCAACTGctcaaaagatcaatttcatcaactaCAGCATCTATCACCAAGATATCTTCTCTCGCCAACTGGAAAAATCAAAGGATTGCGGTTGGTGACAATCGTGAATCTGCAACAATACTTCAATTTGACTCCACGAACAATATCTTCGTTCCCATAGCTGATGATGTGGTCAAGAGACATGTAACTGCTTTAACTTTTATTGATCAATCAACCGTCATCGGTGGAGATAAATTCGGAAATATTTGGACATTACGATTATCTAGGGAACAAGAAAGCCTCATAAGGTCTAACTTCCCACATTCTTTGGATAGATTACAGCAATATGCCGATCTTAAGAACAAAGCGCCTAATATCATGGCATGCCCGTTGAAGTTATCTCTAATAAATCATTTTTACGTCAATGATATCCCAACTGGGTTCTATCTAGCTGAAGCCGTTCAAGTATCCGATAGACCAATTATCTTATACTGTGGATTACAGGGGACCATTGGCAGTTTAGTACCCCTTCTGACCAAATCAGAAGTCAACAGTTTAAGAAGCTTAGAAAATGTAATGAGTGATGCAGACGACATATTTTATTTGGAACAAGAGAATCAAAATGGATCTTCCACGGATCAGCCCgtagatgaagatggtttGGACAAAGATGTAGCTAGACCTCTAGGGTCTTCTTCAAACGCTGTACGCATTCCGGAGGGTGCTTATTCCATTGTAGGGAGGGATTCATTCAAATACAGAAGTTATTATGCTCCTGTGAGAAACGTGATAGATGGAGATTTATGCGAAACCTTCTTGAACCTGTCACTCTCTGAACAAACCAAATTGTGTAAAGAAACTAGCGGATCAAACCCAGAAGGCGTTTGCAAGCAGCTAAATGATATTAGGACCAATTATATATGA
- the GAL80 gene encoding transcription regulator GAL80 (similar to uniprot|P04387 Saccharomyces cerevisiae YML051W GAL80 Transcriptional regulator involved in the repression of GAL genes in the absence of galactose inhibits transcriptional activation by Gal4p inhibition relieved by Gal3p or Gal1p binding), translating to MYHNKRSAVSTVPNEDPIRVGFIGLSFSKGWALKTHRPAILQLSSQFVITAVYDEDEKMAIDTIERLKLVHAKPFTDLESFSTFENVDMIVVSVQASQQYEIVMPLLEFSRRNSNLKYLFIEWAFASNLQQAEKVYQAAAIRGLQTIIALQGRKSPYIQRAKELIHENNIGEINSIEISCNACWYGYERSRKVANGMFEMGNGLDLVTTTFGHTIDLLQYITESYFSKINALIFNNIPEQMLVDDLGNPMGRTSPKTVPDHLLFHGCLQRGNVPVSCTIKGDKPTKKFTKNFIIDIHGTRGDIKIEGDAGFAEMSNLVLYYSGIRVNDIPIASDNGHPVQPSLDQGKEFMEVYHLRNYDAVHGNVFRLYQSIADFHFNTKNIPNLPSQFVMQGFEFEGFPTLMDGLIIRRLIDSVYRSNSMGATLDVTHILQFPSSV from the coding sequence ATGTATCACAACAAAAGATCAGCTGTTTCGACGGTCCCCAATGAGGATCCTATAAGGGTTGGATTCATTGGATTAAGCTTTTCCAAAGGATGGGCATTAAAGACACATAGGCCTGCGATTCTCCAACTATCATCACAATTTGTCATTACTGCGGTTtatgatgaggatgaaaaAATGGCTATAGATACGATTGAACGGTTAAAATTAGTTCATGCAAAACCATTTACTGATTTAGAatcattttccacttttgAGAATGTGGATATGATTGTTGTTAGTGTTCAAGCTTCTCAACAATATGAGATTGTAATGCCGTTATTAGAATTTTCCAGGAGAAATAGTAATTTAAAATACCTTTTCATAGAATGGGCGTTTGCATCTAATTTACAGCAGGCTGAGAAAGTATATCAGGCCGCTGCTATTCGCGGATTGCAAACCATAATTGCATTACAAGGTAGGAAAAGTCCGTACATACAAAGGgccaaagaattgattcatgaaaataatattggtgaaataaattcaattgaaatttcgTGTAATGCCTGTTGGTATGGATATGAGAGATCAAGAAAAGTTGCTAATGGTATGTTCGAGATGGGTAATGGACTTGACCTTGTAACGACAACATTTGGTCATACCATTGACCTTTTACAATACATTACAGAATCttatttttccaaaatcaATGCATTAATCTTCAATAACATTCCAGAACAAATGCTAGTTGATGATCTGGGGAATCCAATGGGTCGTACTTCGCCAAAGACGGTACCTGACCATCTTTTATTCCACGGTTGTCTACAGAGGGGCAATGTGCCCGTCAGTTGCACGATTAAAGGTGATAAACCCACTaaaaaattcaccaaaaattttattatcGATATACATGGCACTAGAGGTGATATTAAAATTGAAGGTGACGCAGGTTTTGCAGAAATGTCTAATTTAGTACTCTATTACAGTGGGATACGAGTTAACGATATTCCAATCGCTAGCGATAATGGTCATCCCGTTCAACCATCATTGGATCaaggtaaagaatttaTGGAAGTGTACCACCTGCGAAATTATGATGCTGTTCATGGGAACGTTTTCCGATTATATCAATCTATTGCAGATTTCCATTTTAACACTAAAAATATACCCAATCTACCATCACAATTTGTCATGCAAggttttgaatttgaaggttTCCCCACTTTAATGGATGGCTTAATTATTCGTCGACTGATCGACAGCGTCTACAGAAGTAATTCGATGGGGGCTACACTAGACGTCACTCATATTTTGCAATTCCCATCAAGCGTTTGA
- the SUR7 gene encoding Sur7p (weakly similar to uniprot|P54003 Saccharomyces cerevisiae YML052W SUR7), whose protein sequence is MGLLSISNWILRFSTILFFAGNVLLLILIIISGGSNNYPISRFYWVEGDTSGIPHAPNVTRWTYWGACSRSDGHTHCGGTLGPAYPISPVDNFGTKTNVPSKFISRRSSLYYLTRLSFSFFWIALSFISTSFLIYAGSWFSHGVSYVTWVLTFVGCIFNILAVIFQTAASVMARDAFTDAHRHGKLGAPLFGMAWASVFLCLIEIASVVVTHFLGRRPDGTIPQDQENYDYERAQLPNVKGPSRRTTHPFRSFFSRPQNDSGNEYHEDVNDEEKLRHPDTSSVEQPEVHSNVANGEHAHGDDLNFSNVKRHQDADSLQSV, encoded by the coding sequence ATGGGTTTATTGTCAATTTCGAATTGGATCCTTAGATTTTCAACAATACTTTTCTTTGCAGGAAATGTTTTGCTGTtaatcctcatcatcatatCGGGGGGTTCTAACAATTATCCtatttcaagattttacTGGGTTGAGGGTGATACTAGTGGTATTCCTCATGCTCCTAATGTTACCAGATGGACCTATTGGGGTGCTTGTTCAAGAAGCGACGGACATACCCACTGTGGTGGAACTTTAGGTCCTGCATATCCAATTTCCCCTGTGGACAATTTTGGTACAAAGACTAATGTCCCAAGTAAGTTTATTTCTAGGCGTAGTTCATTGTACTATTTGACCAGATTATCCTTTAGTTTCTTCTGGATTGCTCTTTCATTTATCAGCACCAGTTTCCTAATATATGCTGGATCGTGGTTCTCTCATGGTGTTTCCTACGTGACCTGGGTCTTAACCTTTGTTGGATgtattttcaacattttaGCGGTTATCTTCCAGACTGCTGCCTCTGTTATGGCAAGAGATGCATTCACTGACGCTCACAGACACGGTAAATTAGGTGCTCCATTGTTCGGTATGGCATGGGCAAGTGTGTTTTTGTGTTTGATCGAAATAGCTTCGGTAGTCGTTACTCACTTTTTGGGTAGAAGACCAGATGGTACCATTCCacaagatcaagaaaattATGATTACGAAAGGGCTCAATTGCCAAACGTTAAAGGTCCATCTCGTAGAACAACACACCCCTTTagatctttcttttctagGCCACAAAACGATAGTGGTAATGAATACCATGAAGATGTTaacgatgaagaaaaattgagacATCCTGATACATCCTCTGTTGAACAACCTGAGGTACATAGTAATGTGGCTAACGGAGAGCATGCTCACGGTGATGATTTAAATTTCTCCAATGTGAAGAGACATCAAGACGCTGATAGCTTACAGTCTGTTTGA
- the AIM32 gene encoding Aim32p (similar to uniprot|Q04689 Saccharomyces cerevisiae YML050W Hypothetical ORF) — protein sequence MVFHYRSILKYQVFRAYFHRQYEQVRIHTGGSQLLTCDCQNYSSRLNQSLPNEFKLDVDSPLPSKVPSYKKHALVLSLQNKSADELEWMTNWQSKLELNPMWPYSIIGDLKTHLKHTKFGSDVLVNAISIHSGNLSAPSRDPHERAHIFVIPDMKLYKISPQDVVSFAHFLGGGHTRQVADHQLSFADFLKGADNVVNKTELVSEPSNADHAFPHEDCKRDWILVCGHNQRDRRCGILGKELINEISAKGLDKDKNVALISHVGGHKFAGNLILYNYVGTNEKTGENQLDSLWFSRVLPPNLGTLLEHVDAKKIPQEYYRGGTSMN from the coding sequence ATGGTTTTCCATTATAGGTCTATATTAAAGTATCAAGTATTTAGAGCCTATTTCCATAGACAGTACGAGCAGGTTAGGATTCATACAGGGGGGAGTCAATTGCTAACATGCGACTGCCAAAATTATTCGAGCAGGTTAAATCAGAGTTTACCAaatgaattcaaattggaCGTAGATTCGCCATTACCAAGTAAGGTCCCCAGTTATAAGAAACATGCATTGGTACTATCACTACAGAATAAGAGCGCTGACGAATTGGAGTGGATGACAAATTGGCAGAGTAAATTGGAACTAAATCCAATGTGGCCATATTCTATCATTGGAGATTTGAAGACGCATTTAAAGCATACAAAATTTGGTTCGGACGTGTTGGTTAATGCGATTTCCATACATTCTGGTAATTTATCTGCACCCAGTAGAGATCCTCATGAAAGAGCCCACATATTTGTCATACCTGACATGAAGCTCTACAAAATATCTCCACAAGACGTAGTTAGTTTTGCACATTTCTTAGGTGGTGGTCATACTAGACAAGTAGCTGATCATCAATTATCTTTTGCAGATTTCCTAAAAGGTGCCGATAATGTGGTGAATAAAACTGAGCTGGTTTCTGAACCATCCAATGCTGACCATGCTTTCCCCCACGAAGATTGCAAGCGGGATTGGATTCTGGTATGTGGACACAACCAGCGAGACCGAAGATGTGGTATACTGGGTAAAGAGTTAATAAATGAGATATCTGCGAAGGGTTTAGACAAGGATAAAAATGTTGCACTTATATCTCACGTAGGTGGTCATAAATTTGCTGGAAACCTTATATTATACAATTATGTGGGTACCAATGAAAAAACTGGCGAAAATCAGTTGGACAGTTTATGGTTTTCCAGGGTTTTACCGCCAAATTTGGGTACACTGCTTGAACATGTAGATGCCAAAAAAATTCCACAAGAGTACTACCGTGGGGGAACATCTATGAATTGA
- the HIT1 gene encoding Hit1p (similar to uniprot|P46973 Saccharomyces cerevisiae YJR055W HIT1 Protein of unknown function required for growth at high temperature): MGPKIAEKCGICHDNDAKYKCPKCGIKYCSLTCYKDEARHKDPVDSTDQKEEQIGKNEKPANSAKPPQLASPEYSKIYTETPEIQELLKYNTVKFHLSKVHRILSSEVADPNESNMNNEMKRQLAVDYLNTLRYGGIHYNEAIEEFCQLSLSKLNNPDQSNA, from the coding sequence ATGGGCCCAAAGATTGCTGAGAAGTGTGGTATATGTCATGATAATGATGCTAAATACAAATGTCCCAAGTGTGGAATCAAATACTGTTCACTTACATGCTATAAGGATGAAGCTAGACATAAAGACCCTGTAGATTCCACTgatcaaaaagaagaacaaataGGAAAAAACGAAAAACCTGCGAATTCTGCAAAACCACCTCAGTTAGCATCACCTGAATACTCTAAAATTTACACAGAGACGCCAGAGATACAGGAGCTGTTGAAATACAATACCGTTAAATTTCATCTGTCCAAAGTGCATCGGATCCTAAGCAGTGAAGTGGCAGATCCTAATGAATCAAACATGAATAATGAGATGAAAAGACAACTGGCGGTAGACTATTTAAATACATTAAGATACGGTGGAATACATTATAATGAAGCGATCGAagaattttgtcaattatcattatcaaaattaaaCAATCCCGATCAGTCAAACGCTTGA
- a CDS encoding uncharacterized protein (similar to uniprot|P47115 Saccharomyces cerevisiae YJR056C Hypothetical ORF): MERLNTLGSSLPPEQPPTNQVIESLSSELSQEFKLAANAVTKLYRVANERNSLLKHQGYLQCLEDILSIMGQNPSASTDVIHLWCLKQKNEMLSHGSGISPDSSATTNSNKFDFNFDNPNVSNINNTDVSVPKFRLSNPPPSVEHTTTNHKPKKTRWIKRQPTWAKEDKILRDDESIGDDQRSPHRKSDSDKVQEHHIYHPHHHHHHYYNDNNDRTKMGTEPETDLGPKKKQRLDKTDSIGD, from the coding sequence ATGGAAAGGCTTAATACATTAGGCTCAAGCTTACCACCTGAACAGCCACCTACAAATCAAGTTATCGAGTCCTTAAGTAGCGAACTTTCCCAGGAGTTCAAGCTAGCCGCCAATGCAGTGACGAAACTTTATAGAGTCGCTAACGAGCGTAATTCACTGTTAAAGCATCAAGGTTACTTGCAGTGCTTAGAAGATATATTATCAATAATGGGACAAAATCCATCGGCATCCACCGATGTGATTCATCTGTGGTGTTTAAAACAGAAAAATGAGATGCTTTCGCATGGTAGTGGAATTTCACCTGATAGTTCAGCTACtacaaattcaaataaatttgatttcaattttgatAACCCAAATGTGTCAAATATCAATAATACAGATGTTAGTGTGCCGAAATTCAGATTGTCGAATCCTCCACCGAGTGTTGAACACACGACCACGAATCATAAACCGAAAAAGACAAGATGGATTAAAAGGCAACCTACATGGGCTAAAGAAGATAAAATATTAAGAGATGATGAAAGTATTGGAGATGATCAGCGATCACCACACCGTAAATCGGATTCGGACAAAGTTCAAGAACACCATATTTATCACCCgcatcaccaccatcatcattactACAATGACAATAATGACAGGACCAAAATGGGGACAGAACCAGAAACGGATTTGGGgccaaagaagaagcaaaGGTTGGACAAGACTGATTCCATCGGGGATTGA
- the CDC8 gene encoding bifunctional thymidylate/uridylate kinase (similar to uniprot|P00572 Saccharomyces cerevisiae YJR057W CDC8 Thymidylate and uridylate kinase functions in de novo biosynthesis of pyrimidine deoxyribonucleotides converts dTMP to dTDP and dUMP to dUTP essential for mitotic and meiotic DNA replication homologous to S. pombe Tmp1p) gives MARGLLILVEGLDRTGKSTQASILLDKLKPNAELVKFPDRTTPIGQLINRYLTDESFQLPDQSIHLLFSANRWELSQSLQNTLLSGKHVIMDRYVYSGIAYSLAKGIDGMDFDWCIQPDKGLIKPDLLFFLSNRDSLDTASREGFGQERYESLAFQEKVRDQFYRVLERLENYSQGTDSNRLQMINVTNQSIDQVSITIWEIVNRKLQNEPPTDFAFF, from the coding sequence ATGGCAAGAGGTCTTTTGATACTGGTAGAAGGTTTGGATCGTACTGGTAAATCTACTCAGGCTTCAATTTTACTAGACAAATTGAAGCCTAATGCAGAGCTGGTTAAATTTCCCGATAGGACAACCCCCATTGGCCAATTGATTAACAGATACTTAACAGATGAGAGTTTCCAACTTCCAGatcaatcaattcatcttttgTTCTCTGCAAACCGTTGGGAACTGTCTCAAAGCTTGCAAAACACTTTACTCAGTGGAAAACATGTTATTATGGATCGTTATGTGTATTCAGGAATTGCATATTCACTGGCCAAGGGTATAGATGGAATGGATTTTGACTGGTGCATTCAACCTGATAAAGGATTGATCAAACCTGACCTGTTGTTCTTCCTATCCAACAGAGATTCACTTGATACTGCTTCCAGAGAAGGATTTGGCCAAGAAAGATATGAAAGTTTAGCATTTCAAGAAAAGGTTAGAGATCAATTCTATCGTGTACTTGAGCGTTTGGAGAATTACTCACAAGGGACAGACAGCAATCGTCTCCAAATGATTAATGTGACTAACCAATCCATTGATCAAGTATCTATAACCATTTGGGAAATAGTCAATCGTAAATTACAAAACGAACCCCCCACGgattttgcatttttctAA
- a CDS encoding uncharacterized protein (no similarity): protein MADCLCENFPNYNFMGSKRTADFEDRSQEECVVRYNKKIKREPLTPPRESSCEVENKGCSPYWEVEEYMVRGYESIQDVQCSLYDLTPEEELERQCDDDDGEVPRIDCDIDMM from the coding sequence ATGGCTGACTGTCTGTGTGAGAATTTCCCCAATTACAATTTCATGGGCTCTAAAAGAACTGCGGATTTTGAAGATAGAAGCCAAGAAGAATGCGTTGTACGTTATAACaagaagatcaaaagaGAACCGCTGACACCGCCAAGGGAATCATCGTGTGAGGTTGAGAATAAGGGATGTTCACCATACTGGGAGGTGGAGGAATATATGGTTCGCGGATATGAATCTATACAAGATGTTCAATGCAGTCTTTACGATCTGACcccagaagaagaattggaaagacaatgtgatgatgacgatggCGAAGTACCGCGAATCGATTGTGATATTGATATGATGTGA